The Puntigrus tetrazona isolate hp1 chromosome 19, ASM1883169v1, whole genome shotgun sequence genome has a segment encoding these proteins:
- the sf3a3 gene encoding splicing factor 3A subunit 3, whose translation METILEQQRRYHEEKERLMDAETKEMLTKKNTLRDQINSDHRVRAMLDRYMEVSANLRDLYEDKDGMRKDELNAISGPNEFAEFYNRLKLIKEFHRKHPNEICVPMSVEFEELMKAKDNPSEEAQNLVEFTDEEGYGRYLDLHDCYLKYINLKGVEKLEYVTYLSTFDQLFDISKDRKNAEYKKYLEMLLEYLQEYTDRVKPLLDQNELYGKILIEFEKKWESGMFPGWPKETSSALTHAGAHLDLSAFSSWEELASLGLDRLKSALMALGLKCGGTLEERAQRLFSTKGKSLESLDPSLFAKNPKAKGPKKDSERNKETAFLEAQIYEYVEILGEQRQLTHENVQRKQARTGEERDEEDEEQPSESESEDEDNEIIYNPKNLPLGWDGKPIPYWLYKLHGLNINYNCEICGNYTYRGPKAFQRHFAEWRHAHGMRCLGIPNTAHFANVTQIEDAVSLWSKLKSQKALERWQPDTEEEYEDSSGNVVNKKTYEDLKRQGLL comes from the exons atggAAACGATTTTAGAGCAACAGCGTCGGTACCatgaggagaaagagagacttATGGACGCCGAAACGAAGGAGATGCTGACGAAAAAAAACACG CTGAGAGACCAGATCAACTCTGATCATCGAGTGAGAGCTATGCTGGAC AGATACATGGAAGTGAGCGCAAATCTCAGAGACCTGTATGAAGACAAAGATGG CATGAGGAAGGATGAGCTGAACGCAATATCGGGACCAAACGAGTTTGCTGAATTCTACAACCGCCTCAAACTGATCAAGGAGTTCCACAGAAAACACCCTAATGAG ATCTGTGTGCCCATGTCGGTGGAGTTTGAAGAACTCATGAAAGCCAAAGACAACCCCAGCGAGGAGGCACAAA ATCTGGTGGAGTTCACTGATGAAGAGGGCTATGGACGCTACCTGGATCTCCATGACTGCTACCTGAAGTACATTAATCTCAAAGGAGTAGAG aaactgGAGTATGTCACTTATCTGTCGACATTTGATCAGCTCTTTGACATCTCTAAAGACAGAAAGAATGCGGAGTATAAGAA GTATCTGGAGATGTTGCTGGAGTACCTGCAGGAATACACTGATCGGGTCAAGCCTCTGCTGGATCAGAATGAGCTTTATGGAAAGATCTTAATAGAGTTCGAGAAGAAGTGGGAGAGTGGGATGTTTCCTGGCTGGCCG AAAGAGACTAGTAGTGCTCTGACTCACGCTGGAGCCCATTTGGATCTGTCTGCCTTCTCCTCCTGGGAG GAACTGGCATCTCTGGGTCTGGACAGATTGAAGTCTGCTCTCATGGCCTTGGGTCTCAAATGTGGAGG cacacTAGAAGAGAGGGCCCAGCGTCTGTTTAGCACTAAAGGCAAATCTCTAGAGTCTCTGGACCCCTCACTGTTTGCCAAAAACCCTAAAGCCAAGGGACCAAAAAA AGACTCGGAGCGCAACAAAGAAACTGCTTTTCTTGAAGCTCAGATTTATGAATATGTGGAGATTTTGGGG GAGCAAAGGCAGCTGACCCATGAGAACGTCCAGAGGAAGCAGGCACGTACCGGAGAGGAGCGtgatgaggaggatgaagagcAACCGAGTGAGAGTGAAAGTGAAGATGAAGATAATGAGATCATATACAACCCCAAAAATCTGCCTCTTGGCTGGGATGGAAAG CCGATTCCATACTGGCTGTACAAGCTGCACGGTCTGAACATCAATTACAACTGTGAGATCTGTGGGAATTACACGTACAGAGGACCCAAAGCCTTCCAGAGACACTTTGCT gAGTGGCGTCACGCTCACGGCATGCGCTGTTTGGGCATTCCTAATACAGCCCACTTCGCCAACGTCACCCAGATTGAGGACGCAGTGTCCC TGTGGTCAAAGCTGAAGTCACAGAAAGCATTAGAGCGTTGGCAGCCGGACACCGAG gaGGAGTATGAAGACTCCAGCGGAAACGTGGTCAACAAGAAGACTTATGAGGATCTGAAACGACAGGGGCTTCTGTAG